From a region of the Natrinema sp. HArc-T2 genome:
- a CDS encoding thioredoxin family protein encodes MANQTESTETATAVREIEGESEFDSILESEARVLVDFYADWCGPCQMMEPTMEAVSNAIDAPVVKVDIDAFPQIAARFNVSSIPTVIGFEQGEPAGRLIGVQDADSVQQLVV; translated from the coding sequence ATGGCTAACCAGACAGAATCGACCGAAACGGCGACAGCAGTTCGCGAAATCGAGGGAGAATCCGAATTCGACAGTATCCTCGAAAGTGAGGCTCGAGTGCTCGTCGATTTTTACGCTGACTGGTGTGGACCGTGTCAGATGATGGAGCCGACGATGGAGGCGGTTTCGAACGCTATCGATGCTCCCGTGGTCAAAGTCGACATCGATGCGTTCCCGCAGATCGCTGCTCGCTTCAACGTCAGTTCGATTCCAACTGTTATCGGATTCGAGCAGGGAGAACCCGCTGGCCGTCTTATCGGTGTGCAAGACGCTGACTCGGTACAACAACTCGTCGTCTGA
- a CDS encoding IS110 family transposase, with the protein MYLGIDTHKRYSQVAIVDGDGNLQDEIRLPNDRLAELAEQYSGGEAAIEASGNYRPIYEMLDEHLDVTLENPSKNRIIADATVKTDRVDAKRLAQMLRADMLAESYVPPDEIRTLRDLVRTRKSLVESRTAEKNRVRAVLTRTDNTYDSELFGPTGREFLAELSLSHPDRTIIEAHLSVIDAYDEQIEAVEEKIEQEVLESPAAQRLLSIPGVGQYTAAVIVAEVGEVDRFDNDKQLVSYAGLDPMVHQSGDKEIRGSISKEGSAPLRWALVQCANIAVRCDDYFGNFYTRLKQRKNHQVAIVATARKMLVSIFYMLTRKEMYDPPGVSA; encoded by the coding sequence ATGTACCTTGGAATCGACACCCACAAACGGTATTCGCAGGTTGCCATCGTTGACGGCGACGGCAACCTGCAAGACGAGATTCGCTTGCCAAACGACCGTCTTGCCGAACTCGCCGAACAGTATTCTGGTGGTGAAGCTGCTATTGAAGCGTCGGGCAATTATCGCCCGATCTACGAGATGCTCGACGAGCATCTCGACGTTACCCTTGAGAATCCTTCTAAGAACCGGATCATCGCCGACGCGACGGTCAAGACCGATCGCGTCGACGCTAAGCGACTTGCTCAGATGCTTCGGGCAGATATGCTCGCTGAAAGTTACGTTCCACCGGACGAGATCCGCACACTGCGGGATCTCGTCCGGACACGCAAGTCGCTCGTCGAATCACGGACTGCCGAGAAAAACCGCGTCAGAGCAGTCCTCACGCGTACGGACAACACGTACGATAGCGAGCTATTCGGTCCAACTGGGCGAGAGTTCCTCGCAGAACTCTCGCTCAGTCATCCCGATCGGACAATCATTGAGGCACACCTCTCGGTGATCGACGCCTACGACGAACAGATCGAGGCAGTTGAAGAGAAGATCGAACAAGAGGTTCTGGAATCGCCAGCAGCCCAGCGGCTGCTGTCGATTCCGGGAGTTGGGCAGTATACTGCCGCTGTTATCGTTGCTGAAGTCGGTGAGGTCGATCGCTTCGACAACGACAAGCAACTCGTGAGCTATGCCGGACTTGATCCAATGGTTCACCAGTCTGGCGACAAGGAAATACGCGGCAGCATCAGTAAAGAGGGCTCAGCGCCGTTGCGCTGGGCCCTCGTTCAGTGTGCAAACATCGCAGTACGGTGTGATGACTACTTCGGGAACTTCTATACTCGGCTAAAACAACGGAAGAACCACCAGGTAGCGATTGTTGCAACAGCTCGGAAAATGCTTGTCTCAATCTTCTACATGCTCACACGAAAGGAAATGTACGATCCACCGGGGGTGAGCGCCTGA